Below is a genomic region from Streptomyces sp. NBC_00461.
GACTTGCCCTCAACCCCGAGGTCATCATCTGCGACGAGCCGGTGTCGGCGCTGGACGTGTCGGTGCAGGCGCAGGTCATCAACCTGATGGAGGGGCTGCAGGACGAGTTCAACCTGTCGTACATCTTCATCGCACACGACCTGTCGATCGTCCGCCACATCTCGGACCGTGTCGGTGTGATGTACCTCGGCAAGATGGCCGAGATCGGCACCGACGAGCAGATCTACGAGCACCCGACGCACCCCTACACCCAGGCGCTGCTGTCGGCTGTCCCGGTTCCGGACCCGGAGGCCCGCGAGCACCGCGAGCGGATCATCCTCACCGGCGATGTGCCGTCCCCGGCCAACCCGCCCTCGGGCTGCCGCTTCCGCACCCGTTGCTGGAAGGCGCAGGACAAGTGCGCCGAGGAGATCCCGCTGCTGGCGATCCCGGAGCGCTTCAAGGGCGCCGACTCGCCGGCGGCCCACGAGTCGGCGTGCCACTTCGCCGAGGAGAAGGACGTCGTCAACGCGGTGTGACCTCCATGACGGAACTGGGTCCCGGCACCGCCACACGGTGCCGGGACCCGGCCGGTTGGAGTCACTCGAGTTGGATCAGGCCTTGGACTTCAGGATGAAGGCGAATTCGGCGGTTCCCCCGCACCATTGAGCCTCGTTCCCGACTCCATTCACCTCGAAGTAGCGGCGAAATTGGATCTGCTTGTCGTTGAAGGTCACTGTCTTCTTGATGGGGTAAGTCTGGGTCGTGGACGTGCCGCCATCGATGGTGACGACATACCGGCCGTCTGTTCCGTAGACAACCTTGTTGTTGCCGTTCACAAGGTTTATGCGGCCGACGTTGACGCTCTTACCCGCGATAGGTGCCGTGTATTTCACGCTGAGCTGCTTGATGTAAGCGCTGGACTTTGTCACCTTGCCGAGGCTCCACGTGGCCGTCGCGGTGAACTGATTGCCCTTCTTGCAAGTCGCCTGCCCTGCAGCGTCGATGCTCAGTTGCTCGCTCTTGTAGCTATGAGCTGTAGAAGTGCGCTTGGCAGTGGTGGTCGTTGCAAGTTTGGTCGTGGCCGACGCCTGTCCGACGAAGACCAACAGCGTCGTCGCGGCGGACGCAGAGGCGATGATCAAGCGCCGTGTACTTGTCTTCATTTGATTCCCTCGTTTTTGGTGCTTGGTCTCGGGGCGTGGTCGCTTTCTGCCCTCGGCCATGCCGCCGAGCTAAATGATCTATGAAAGGTTGATGAGGGTGCAAGGGGTTTGATCAAGGTTTGAGCTGTCGCTGAGGAAGGGTGCTCGCTTTCGATCGCAAGGAGGGGAAGTAGATGGTTTGCTCCATCATGTCGAGTTATGGATCGCCGACCCTCCCGCGCTGCTGGCGAATGGGTCGGCTCCGGCTCCTCGGTCCGACCTGCCTGGTCCTGGAGCAGTCGCCCACGATGAGCTCCGGCACCCAAGGCCGCATGCGCCCCGGCCTCAATCACCTGGCGTTCCACGCCGGACCGCCCTCGCAGGTCGACGCACTGGCCGAGGCCGGCCCCGCGCACGACTGGTCGCCGCACGTCGCCGAGAAAATACCCCCACGCGGGCGACCCGGAGCACTACGCGGCCTGCCTTGCGAACACCGACGGCTTCGAAGTCGAGCTGGTGGCCGGGGAGCTGTCGTTGTGAGGGGGCGTCACCTAAAGGGTTCAGGAACCGGTTTTGCGGATTCCTGGAAGTGGGTACGGACGCGTACCGCCCCTGAGGGTGGGTGAAGGGATCCGCGCTATGCCCGAGGCCGATATCCGCATCCCCGCTGGCTTTGACGGCAGTTCGTGGCTCGACGTGGCAACTTGGGTTAACCGAGTGGGAAGAGAAGGCGTCGGTGGCCATTGCTTCCAACGAATCATTTGGAGGGTGGAAGAAGACCTCCATCGGTCCCCGGCTCTGCACGGCGATCCTGATCCGGCTCGCCTTCGGCGGCAACACCTTCGGGACCGGTACCGACTCCTATCGGCTGGGACACGCCAAGGCTCAGCAGGACAGCGGCTGACCGCAGCAGCGACTACCGCGGTCACTCCCCGGAAGTTCGTTCGGCTCGGCCCGGGCCGGCACCTGGTGGGCCAACTCCTGACGGGTCAGCTCGCCGTCCAGGAACACCGTGTCACTGGGCAAGGTGTCGGCTGCGGCCCGAGGTCGCGAGCTTCAGCCCTTCGATGAAGGAGGTGAAGGCACCGGTCGGGAAGGTGAGGATCGCTCCAGTCGGGATCTTGGAGTCGCGTATCGCCATTCGGGTGAGGTCGTTTGCGATTTCCACGCAGGAGTTGCCGTCGCCCGGGCCCGAGTAGGACGACTTCCGCCAGTTGTCTGGGGTGTCCATGGGGTGTTTCACAGCTCTTTCGTCAGCCGGTGGATGAGGTCGCGCGACCGTTCCGGTTCGAGTGACGCGTCCTCCACCTTACGGAAGAGCGTTCGAAAGGCGTCCAGTTCGGCCTCGGAGTCGATGAAGGCGGTGCTGTGCGGCGCATCTTGTATGACGGTGTCCAGCTTGGGTACGGCGCCGCCCGCGTACACCATGGCACTAGCGGCACCGGCGAAGCCCTCCAGGGTGAAGGGGATGACCCGTACCGTGATGTGATCCGCTTCGGAGAGTTCGACGAGGCGGGAGAGCTGGCCTCGTGAGGCAACGCGGTCGCTGACGTTGATACGCAGTGCCGCCTCGTGGATGACCGCTTCGTACGGGGTGCTCTTGAGGAGGACCTTGCGCTGCATCCGGTGGCGCACGCGCAACTCAAGCTCTTCCTGGGGGAGTTCGGGAACCCGGTAGTTGAAGACTGCCCGCGCGTAGTCCTCTGTCTGAAGTGGACCAGGGATGAATAGGAACTGGACCTCACGCAGAAACGCGGCATGGTGCTCCAGCTCGGCGAGGTCGAGGAACGGTGCGGGCAGCCGGCCTTGGTACTCCTCCCACCAGCCGCGTGTTCGGTCGGTGGCCATGGCGACCAGGGCGTCGATGAACTCCGTGTCCGTGCAGGCGTAGTGGGATGCGAGTCGGTGGAGTCGCTTCTCGCTCACCCCTGCGAGTGCCGACTCGATATGTGTGATCTGAGCAGGGCTCACTTCGAGCAGAGCTGCTGCCTGGCGGGCGTTTAGGCCCGCGGCCTCTCTCAGCCTGCGTAGCTCAACCGCCAGGCGCATCTGACGTGCTGTTGGCTCGCGCCTCAGGGCCATTGACTGCTCCTTGCTCCCAACGCGCCTGTGGGCGCGACACATTCGAGGGGCAGATTACGCGACCAGCTTGCAAGACATGTAGATATAGACCTACCGTCGGTGATGTGACGCTCACGCAGCGGAAGCGCACTGCTCCGTCCTGCCGTGACGGCTGCGGCAATGCCACCGCGCGTGAGATCCCCTCCCTCTGAACGGAGTTGACGCATGCCCGAAACCTGGGACTACACCCTCTACATCCCGAACGACCTCAGAGCCGTCACCGTCTGCCGCCGCACCCTGCGCCTGATCCTGACCATGCACGGCCTGATCGGGCTGGTGGACACGGCCGAACTCCTCGCGACGGAGTTGGTCGCCAACGCCGTACGCCACCCCAAGGGGCCCGCCGCCCTCAGGGTCCGCCGGTCCCCGGAGAGTGCGGTGTGGATCGGGGCGTGGGACGCCGACCCCGAACCGCCGGAGCCGCCAAGGTCGTTGAACGAGGTCGGGGACCTGGAGGAGGGGCGGGGGCTCGGGCTGGTCGCGGCCTGCGCGGACAACTGGGGCTGGCAGCCGTCGGCCCGGTTCGGTGACCGAGGCAAATTCATCTGGTGTGACCTGGCCGTCTCGTAGCTCGTTGATCAACGCCGGAAAGAAAGGAGAGCCGATGGTCAGCTCATTGCACGAGGCGATGCACCGGATCTTCCAGAAGGACCCCGCGCTGCTGACGCGGGCCCTGCAGCAGGTGCTGGGTGTCGCCTTTCCCGAGCCGCGGGAATTCGCCGGCATGAACATCGACCTCACCGAGATCGAACCGGTCGAGCGGCGCGTGGACACGCTGTTACGCGCGGAGACCGACGACGGCCCCTACCTTCTGGTCGTCGAGTCACAGCGGCGGAAGGACGAGGCCAAGCGCGGCAGCTGGCCGTACTACCTCTCATACCTGTACGAGAAGTACCGCTGCGAGCCCGTGCTCATCGTCACCACGCAGTCCAGCGCCACGGCCCGCTGGGCGGCCGAGCCCATCCATCTCGGCGTGCCCGGCCGGCCCTCCTTGACGGTCCGGCCGCTCGTGCTCGGACCGGACAACGTGCCGGTGATCGCCGATGCGCAGGAGGCCGAACGGGACGTACCGCTTGCGGTGCTCTCGGCCATGACGCATGGGCGGGGGCCGAAGGCTGCCGCCATACTGGAATCGCTGGCAGCCGCCCTGAAGACTGTCGACGCAGACAGTGCCGCGGCCTTCGCGCAGTTCGTCGACTCATGCCTGGCCGACCCCCAGGTGAAGCAGATGTGGAGGGACCTGATGACAGCGATCCAGTACTTCTGGCGGCATCCGCTGGCCGAGCAGGTGCGGGAGGAGGGCCGAGAGCAAGGCCGTATCCAGCACGGCGTCGAGATGATTCTCCACATCCTGGAATGGCGTGGTATCCCCGTGCCCGACGCCGTCCGGGAGCGGGTGGAAGCCTGCACGGACATGGGCCAACTGGAGGTCTGGGCGCAGCGGGCTGTCCACGCGATGGACGCGGGGGAGTTGTTCATGGAGTGACCCGCATCGGCCCTGCCCGATTGCGACGCAGGCCCGCGCCTGGGCAGGTGCGGGCCTGTCGGTACTACTCCGAGGTCACTTACGGGACAGCCCTCAGGTAGGCCGTCTGACAGCAGTCCGCGCCCGTGCCCAGTGACACGCCACCTGCTCCCCGCCGCCCCCGCCCAGCACCTCCAGATCCTGGTTCCGGCACGCGTCCGCGACACCAGCCCGCTCCGCCTCCCCGCTGGCCAGCACCTGACAACGGGCGTGGAAGCGACACCCGGAAGGGACGCAAGACGGGTCCGGGGGCTCGCCCGTCAGGACCACCGGATCGCCCTGGGCCTCCGGCAGCACCGACAACAGTGCCTGGGTGTACGGGTGGCGAGGAGCCGTCAGCACCTGCTCCACCTCGCCCGTCTCCACGATCCGGCCCAGGTACATCACCGCGACCCGGTCGGCGATGTTCCATGCCAGGCCCAGGTCATGGGTCACCACCAGCGCGGACAGGCCCAGTTCGGTGCGCAGGCGCAGCAGCAGGGCCAGGATCTCGCCGCGCACGGAGGCGTCCAGCGAGGCCACCGGCTCGTCGGCGACGAGGAGTTCGGGTTCGAGGACCAGCGCGCCCGCGATGACGACGCGCTGGCGCTGGCCGCCGGACAGCTCGTGCGGATAGCGCAGGAAGAAGCGCTCCGGAGGGCGCAGGCCCGCACGGGACAGCGCCTCGGCGACCGCCGCCCGTTCGTCCCCCGCGTACCCGTGGATCCGCAGCCCCTCGGCCACCGCTTCGTACACGGTGTGCCGCGGATTCAGCGACCCGCTCGGATCCTGCAGCACCAACTGGACCCGCCTGCGGTACGCCTTCAGGGCCCGGGAGGAGTACGCCAGTGGCTGTCCGGCGAAGCCGACCCGTCCTGCCGTCGGCTCCACCAGGCCGAGCAGCGCCCGCGCCAGCGTCGTCTTGCCGCAGCCCGACTCACCGACCAGCGCCACGATTTCGCCGGCCCGGATGTCCAACTCGACGCCGTCCACGGCCCGTACGGGCGCGGCGCCGTGCCGTCCGGGGAAGGTCACGTGCAGTTCCTGGGCGCTGAGCAGTGGCGATTGCGGGGGTGTTGTCGTCATGTCGTGCTCCTCGCGTCCTCGGCCGACGCGGTGGGCCCCGGGACCGTCGGCCCCACGTGCACGCAGGCCGCCTGCCGTCCGGGGCCGGCGTCCCGCAGTGCCTGGTCCTCGGTGGCGCACGCGGCCAGTGCTTCGGGGCAGCGCGGATGGAAGGCGCAGCCGGACGGCACGGCGGACGGGTCGGGCGGGTCGCCGGCCAGGCCGCGCGGGGCGAACCGGGAGGCCGGGTCGCCGATCCTCGGGAACGCCGCCGACAGGGCCTTGGCGTACGGGTGCCGGGCATCCTCGTAGACCTGCCGGGCGGGGCCCTCCTCGACGATCCGGCCCGCGTACATCACCGCGAGACGGTCGCAGGTGTCGGCGAGGACCGCGAGGTCGTGGCTGATCATGATCAGACCTACGTCCTGCTCTGCGACGAGCTGTTCGATCAGCCGCAGGATCTGCGCCTGGATCATCACGTCCAGCGCCGTCGTCGGCTCGTCGGCGATGATCAGCCGCGGGTCGCAGGCGAGCGCCATGGCGATCATGACGCGCTGGCGCTGGCCGCCGGAGAGTTCGTGCGGATACGCGGAGGCCCGGGACACCGGCAGCCCCACCTGCTCCAGCAGCTCACCGGTCCGCTTCCTCGCCGCCGCCGCGGTCGCTTTGCCGTGCAGCAGTATCGGCTCG
It encodes:
- a CDS encoding DUF397 domain-containing protein, translating into MDTPDNWRKSSYSGPGDGNSCVEIANDLTRMAIRDSKIPTGAILTFPTGAFTSFIEGLKLATSGRSRHLAQ
- a CDS encoding helix-turn-helix domain-containing protein, whose translation is MALRREPTARQMRLAVELRRLREAAGLNARQAAALLEVSPAQITHIESALAGVSEKRLHRLASHYACTDTEFIDALVAMATDRTRGWWEEYQGRLPAPFLDLAELEHHAAFLREVQFLFIPGPLQTEDYARAVFNYRVPELPQEELELRVRHRMQRKVLLKSTPYEAVIHEAALRINVSDRVASRGQLSRLVELSEADHITVRVIPFTLEGFAGAASAMVYAGGAVPKLDTVIQDAPHSTAFIDSEAELDAFRTLFRKVEDASLEPERSRDLIHRLTKEL
- a CDS encoding ATP-binding protein, encoding MPETWDYTLYIPNDLRAVTVCRRTLRLILTMHGLIGLVDTAELLATELVANAVRHPKGPAALRVRRSPESAVWIGAWDADPEPPEPPRSLNEVGDLEEGRGLGLVAACADNWGWQPSARFGDRGKFIWCDLAVS
- a CDS encoding oligopeptide/dipeptide ABC transporter ATP-binding protein translates to MTTTPPQSPLLSAQELHVTFPGRHGAAPVRAVDGVELDIRAGEIVALVGESGCGKTTLARALLGLVEPTAGRVGFAGQPLAYSSRALKAYRRRVQLVLQDPSGSLNPRHTVYEAVAEGLRIHGYAGDERAAVAEALSRAGLRPPERFFLRYPHELSGGQRQRVVIAGALVLEPELLVADEPVASLDASVRGEILALLLRLRTELGLSALVVTHDLGLAWNIADRVAVMYLGRIVETGEVEQVLTAPRHPYTQALLSVLPEAQGDPVVLTGEPPDPSCVPSGCRFHARCQVLASGEAERAGVADACRNQDLEVLGGGGGEQVACHWARARTAVRRPT
- a CDS encoding ABC transporter ATP-binding protein, producing MTLLEVRNLEVTYPGGVAAVRGVDLSLDAGRKLGVAGESGCGKSTLALSLLRLLPAQARVSGEILLDGEDVLTMRWGQVRAVRWAGASIVFQGAMHSLNPVHRIGDQIAEPILLHGKATAAAARKRTGELLEQVGLPVSRASAYPHELSGGQRQRVMIAMALACDPRLIIADEPTTALDVMIQAQILRLIEQLVAEQDVGLIMISHDLAVLADTCDRLAVMYAGRIVEEGPARQVYEDARHPYAKALSAAFPRIGDPASRFAPRGLAGDPPDPSAVPSGCAFHPRCPEALAACATEDQALRDAGPGRQAACVHVGPTVPGPTASAEDARSTT